In Bacteroidia bacterium, a genomic segment contains:
- the smpB gene encoding SsrA-binding protein SmpB — MTIKGRNTTIVSNRKAGFEYQLEERFDAGVLLTGTEVKSLRNGKVNLQEAYCAFQGEELYIWGMNIAEYTEGSYNNHVPTRERKLLLKKRELQKLKKAIEQKGYTIVPIKVFFNDRNLAKIEVALAKGKKIHDKRDSIKDRDSKRELDRHNKY, encoded by the coding sequence GTGACTATTAAAGGAAGAAATACCACGATCGTAAGCAACCGCAAAGCAGGGTTTGAATATCAACTGGAAGAGCGGTTTGATGCAGGGGTTTTGCTGACCGGAACAGAAGTCAAATCTCTGCGGAATGGCAAAGTCAACCTGCAGGAAGCTTACTGCGCTTTTCAGGGGGAAGAGTTGTATATCTGGGGCATGAACATTGCCGAATACACTGAAGGTTCCTATAACAATCATGTCCCCACCCGGGAGCGAAAACTACTGCTGAAAAAAAGAGAGTTGCAGAAGTTGAAAAAAGCGATTGAGCAAAAAGGTTATACCATTGTGCCCATCAAAGTATTTTTTAACGACCGGAACCTCGCCAAAATCGAAGTTGCCCTTGCAAAAGGCAAAAAAATCCATGACAAAAGAGATTCGATCAAAGATCGCGACTCAAAAAGAGAACTGGACCGGCACAATAAATATTAA
- a CDS encoding DinB family protein encodes MTGYPLPDEYAPYYFSYIRLIPKEAEIKSYLNQQQAAIESFFRQIPSEKHDYRYDEGKWSLKEVLGHIIDCERIMAYRALRIGRGDETPIEGFEQDDYIPSGKFAFRNWDDLIQEFSTVRTATLSLINGMPEESFEQIGLANGKPVSCRAVFYIIGGHVQYHRQIIEEKYL; translated from the coding sequence ATGACTGGCTATCCGCTACCCGATGAATACGCGCCCTACTATTTCAGCTATATCCGGCTGATACCCAAAGAGGCAGAAATAAAATCCTATCTCAACCAGCAACAGGCTGCAATAGAATCTTTTTTCAGGCAAATTCCCTCCGAAAAACACGATTACCGCTATGACGAAGGCAAATGGTCACTGAAAGAAGTACTGGGTCATATAATTGATTGCGAGCGAATTATGGCTTATCGGGCGCTTCGGATCGGGCGTGGAGATGAAACACCCATTGAAGGATTTGAGCAAGATGACTATATTCCATCGGGAAAATTTGCTTTCAGAAACTGGGATGACCTCATTCAGGAATTTTCGACCGTACGAACAGCCACACTCAGTCTGATCAACGGAATGCCGGAAGAAAGTTTTGAACAAATAGGCCTGGCAAACGGTAAACCCGTATCCTGTCGCGCCGTTTTTTATATTATCGGTGGGCATGTGCAGTATCACCGACAGATTATTGAAGAGAAATATTTATAA
- a CDS encoding dihydrofolate reductase — protein MPTISAIYAISENAVIGKDQSIPWRLPADLKRYKQLTMGKPILMGRKTYESIGKPLPGRRNIIITRNPAFSAPGTETAHSLESAIELCEDTTEIFIVGGTALFQEGVEKGYISKIYETLVHADVEGDTFFHLSNVENWEITEVESHQADEKNEFAYTYRTLVRKTEG, from the coding sequence ATGCCAACTATCAGTGCCATATACGCTATTTCAGAAAATGCGGTTATCGGAAAAGACCAATCGATCCCCTGGCGGCTGCCGGCGGATCTGAAGCGGTACAAACAACTGACGATGGGAAAACCGATTCTGATGGGGCGAAAAACCTACGAATCTATCGGAAAACCCCTGCCGGGCAGACGAAATATTATCATTACCCGCAATCCGGCGTTTTCCGCACCAGGCACAGAAACGGCACATTCACTCGAATCGGCCATCGAACTTTGTGAGGATACTACCGAAATTTTTATCGTAGGAGGAACGGCATTATTTCAGGAAGGAGTAGAAAAAGGTTACATTTCGAAGATTTATGAAACTTTAGTTCATGCAGACGTAGAAGGAGATACCTTTTTTCATCTTTCCAACGTAGAAAACTGGGAAATCACGGAAGTGGAATCTCATCAGGCAGACGAAAAAAATGAATTTGCCTACACTTACCGGACACTCGTGAGAAAGACAGAAGGTTAA
- a CDS encoding DUF4296 domain-containing protein, with product MKNYWLIAVMILLLGCGENKPEGIIPEEEMAAVLADIHIMEGVGDANIRQIKARKNFREDMHDEILKKHGLDRATFFKSYEYYIKNPILMDSMYYRMIKEYDVKMEQSYDKSYGNDDPNVTKPGAAGIQ from the coding sequence ATGAAAAACTATTGGCTGATTGCTGTGATGATTTTGTTGCTTGGCTGCGGTGAAAACAAACCTGAAGGCATCATTCCGGAGGAAGAAATGGCCGCCGTTCTCGCCGATATCCATATCATGGAAGGGGTCGGCGACGCCAATATTCGCCAGATAAAAGCGCGGAAAAATTTCAGGGAAGATATGCACGATGAAATTCTGAAAAAACACGGGCTTGACCGGGCAACATTCTTTAAGAGCTACGAGTACTATATCAAAAATCCAATCCTGATGGATTCCATGTACTACCGGATGATCAAAGAATACGATGTCAAAATGGAGCAATCCTACGACAAATCCTACGGTAATGACGATCCTAATGTAACTAAACCCGGTGCAGCGGGCATTCAATAA